The Candidatus Beckwithbacteria bacterium DNA segment AAATTGCTAAGTTTCTGTTTGGAAAGTAAGAGAGTAAAAATATTCTATCGAATCTAATATAGAGACGCGCTACTAGCGCGTCTTTTTTTACCTAAAATTAAAAGATAATGAGTATAAATCTAACTAACAATCAATTTATTTTTGAAGGCTCAGATCTAAAACTCAAATAATATTTCGAAAAATACATCCGATCTAAAGTAAACAGATCTCCCCCCAGTAACTCAATTATTTTTTTTACCATTTCCTGATATCCTTGATAAGCAGTTTCGACATCACTCGCTTCTACCCATGCTTGCTCTTGAAAAGAAACGCAGAATTGATTCAATATTTCCTTCGCCTCTTCTTCGCCAACTTCGGGCATACCTGCCACTAACTGAATTCTTCTAAGTATCTCACTCTTGGTTGTTTCAGAAACATCAGTTATACCATACCGAGTCGAAAATTTACCCGAAGCTGTATCTTGCAATAAAAAAAGAGCAAAACCTCTCATAAGTCTATTCATATCAGGTGGTTCAAGACCTAATTCCTGACTAACACGCTCCGCATTTTCTCTTATCCATTTTTCATATTCAGCCTCCCAAAAAACCTTTGATGCTCCTTGTTGTTCATCGGTTGATAGTGATTCTAACATATGTTTAGTTTAGAGTATTTCTTTCAAATACTTTCCTGTCCAACTCTTTTCATTTTGGGTAATTTCCTCAGGTGCACCCTCAGCCACCAGCTCACCACCCCCATCTCCACCTTCAGGCCCCAGGTCAATAATCCAATCTGCATTTTTGATAAGATCCATGTTATGTTCAATCACAATGACCGTATTACCTTTTTCCACCAGTTTTTTCAAAACCAGCAAAAGTTTTTCCAAATCTGCAAAATGCAAACCAGTGGTTGGTTCATCTAGTAGGAAAATAGTATTGGTGGTACTGGTTTTAGATAGCTCAGCTGCTAGCTTAATCCGTTGAGCTTCACCACCAGACAAAGTCGGTGCTGGCTGACCAAGCCTGACATAGCCCAGTCCAACATCATAAAGCGTTTGCAACTTAGTTTTAATAGGTGAGTATGAGCCAAAAAATTGCAAGGCTTCCTCCACTGTCATATCCAAAACTTGGGCAATATTTTTACCTTTAAACTCAACTTGCAATGTTTCCCAGTTGTAGCGCTTGCCACCACAAACCTCACAGTCCACATACACATCTGGCAAAAACTGCATCTCAATTTTAATCTGACCCTCCCCTTCACAAGCTTCACAGCGACCACCTCTAACATTAAAAGAAAAACGGCCTACTTTATAACCTCTCATTTTAGCTTCAGCTGTCTGACTAAAGACCTCCCGAATATGATCAAAGGCTTTGGTGTAGGTAGCTGGGTTTGAGCGCGGCGTCCGGCCAATTGGCGACTGGTCAATCATCACTACCCGTTTGATTCGTTCTAAACCAAACAGTTCATCAAAATCTTCCCCTTCTTCTTTGTGTTTAGGATTAAGCCGGCTAGCTAAAGCGTGATAAAGCGTATCATCAACTAAAGTTGACTTTCCAGAACCAGAAACTCCAGTCACACACACTAACTGGTTTAAAGGGAATTTAACTGAGATATTTTTCAGGTTGTGAGCTTTACAGCCAGTGATTTCAATAAACTCTTGGCTGTCTTGAACTTGAGTCGGAGCCACATGGATTTTCTTTTTACCAGACAGATACTGACCGGTTAGTGATTTGGGATCATGACCAACTTCTTCAGGGGTTCCAAAACTTACCACCTCTCCTCCAGCCTCCCCTGCCAGGGGCCCAAAATCTACCAAATGATCAGCTTCTTGCATCGTCTCCATATCATGTTCAACCACTACCACAGTATTACCCAAATCCCGCAAGCGTTTTAAAGTGTCTAATAATCTTCGGTTATCCCGTTGGTGCAGACCAATTGAAGGCTCATCTAAAACATACAGAACTCCCGATAAACCGGTACCAATTTGAGAAGCCAAACGGATCCGCTGGCTTTCACCTCCAGCTAAGGTAGCCGCAGTTCGAGACAATGTTAGATAATCTAAACCAACTGACAGTAAAAAGCCTAATCTCGCTTCCAGCTCTTTTAATACTCCAGCTGCAATACTTAGCTCTTTTTGAGAAAGCAAAGGAGCTTTGAGCGTTTGAATCCACTCGTACGTTTTTTTAATCGGCCAATCAGAAACTTGGGCAATATTTTTCTGATCAACCACTACTGCCAAAGCCTCTGGTTTGAGCCTACTGCCTTTACAATCAGGACAGGTTTCTTTGCGCATAAAACGCTCAATTTCACTTCTCATAAAATCCGATTTAGTTTCGCGGTACCGACGCTCCAAATTAGGAATTACCCCCTCAAATTTGTGATCAACTTCATAAGACCTCCCATTATTACCTATGCCCTTCACTCTAAAATATTGATTCCCAGCTCCGTATAAAATTTTTTCCAAATCTTGTCTAACCATGTCTTTAATAGGCACTTTAATAGAAAAGCCTAAATCTTGCGCTACAGCTGCTACTAACGAGGCGTTCCAGCCCCCCTGCTCCATCATTCGGTTGTAAGGCAAAATACCGCCTTCAGAAATAGATAAATTGGGATTTAAAATCAAAGACTC contains these protein-coding regions:
- the uvrA gene encoding excinuclease ABC subunit UvrA, producing the protein MPSDQITVKGAREHNLKNIDVTIPKNKLVVLTGISGSGKSSFAFDTLYAEGQRRYVESLSSYARQFLGIMKKPDVELIEGLSPAISIDQKSVSHNPRSTVGTITEIYDYFRLLFARIGHPHCPHCGVEIAQQSVDQIFDKIITLAKDKMADPMIKKTGLRLMLLSPVIQGRKGEFSNLLDSLRQKGFQRVRVDGHILELDEEINLIKTNKHNIDVVVDRLVLVADDIDNPKEMRTRLVESLETALKLSDGLAVMSIISDESFDFPAKPKLFEDHLFSERFACPTCNLTLPEIEPRMFSFNTPLGACPTCNGLGTLLKIDESLILNPNLSISEGGILPYNRMMEQGGWNASLVAAVAQDLGFSIKVPIKDMVRQDLEKILYGAGNQYFRVKGIGNNGRSYEVDHKFEGVIPNLERRYRETKSDFMRSEIERFMRKETCPDCKGSRLKPEALAVVVDQKNIAQVSDWPIKKTYEWIQTLKAPLLSQKELSIAAGVLKELEARLGFLLSVGLDYLTLSRTAATLAGGESQRIRLASQIGTGLSGVLYVLDEPSIGLHQRDNRRLLDTLKRLRDLGNTVVVVEHDMETMQEADHLVDFGPLAGEAGGEVVSFGTPEEVGHDPKSLTGQYLSGKKKIHVAPTQVQDSQEFIEITGCKAHNLKNISVKFPLNQLVCVTGVSGSGKSTLVDDTLYHALASRLNPKHKEEGEDFDELFGLERIKRVVMIDQSPIGRTPRSNPATYTKAFDHIREVFSQTAEAKMRGYKVGRFSFNVRGGRCEACEGEGQIKIEMQFLPDVYVDCEVCGGKRYNWETLQVEFKGKNIAQVLDMTVEEALQFFGSYSPIKTKLQTLYDVGLGYVRLGQPAPTLSGGEAQRIKLAAELSKTSTTNTIFLLDEPTTGLHFADLEKLLLVLKKLVEKGNTVIVIEHNMDLIKNADWIIDLGPEGGDGGGELVAEGAPEEITQNEKSWTGKYLKEIL